Proteins found in one Nitrosopumilus maritimus SCM1 genomic segment:
- the purS gene encoding phosphoribosylformylglycinamidine synthase subunit PurS — protein MATYNVHVTIENKPGISDPEGDTILNDLVLKGTHKTVSKIKTAKMLKFTIKEKDKKTAQSKVQEICDDLRIYNPMVSKVTIDVFDA, from the coding sequence ATGGCAACATACAATGTCCATGTAACTATTGAAAACAAGCCTGGAATTAGTGATCCTGAAGGCGACACCATTCTTAATGATTTAGTCCTAAAAGGAACTCACAAAACTGTGTCCAAAATTAAAACAGCTAAAATGTTAAAATTCACAATCAAAGAAAAAGACAAAAAAACTGCTCAATCCAAAGTTCAAGAAATCTGTGATGATTTACGTATCTACAATCCTATGGTAAGCAAAGTCACGATTGATGTTTTTGACGCCTAG
- a CDS encoding cyclic nucleotide-binding/CBS domain-containing protein — protein MAHVRDIMQKNVITIEYDKTAHDAASILKEKEISFLVIIKDEKPIGVISERDIVQKVTAEDQKASSVLIEDIMSKKFRWVSPDTPIEDAVQKMLNNNIRRLIILEDEKLVGVITQTNLAEFLRSKLLINGMLDNIDSEKS, from the coding sequence ATGGCTCATGTACGAGACATCATGCAAAAAAATGTCATAACTATTGAATATGATAAAACAGCACATGATGCAGCAAGTATTCTAAAAGAAAAAGAGATCAGTTTTTTGGTAATAATTAAAGATGAAAAGCCAATAGGAGTTATTTCAGAAAGAGACATTGTTCAAAAAGTAACAGCTGAAGATCAAAAAGCATCATCAGTTTTAATTGAAGATATCATGTCAAAGAAATTTCGATGGGTCAGTCCAGACACACCAATTGAAGACGCTGTTCAAAAGATGTTAAATAACAATATTCGCAGACTAATCATTCTTGAAGATGAAAAACTAGTAGGAGTCATCACTCAAACAAATTTGGCAGAGTTTTTACGCAGTAAACTCTTGATTAATGGAATGTTAGATAACATAGATTCTGAAAAATCCTAG
- the purQ gene encoding phosphoribosylformylglycinamidine synthase subunit PurQ yields the protein MKVGVVVFPGSNCDRDMYHVLTDVFNLDAQYYWHEKSLPKNIDAVILPGGFSYGDRLRAGVIAAHSPIIKDVQKMAKKGIPVLGVCNGFQILVESGLLPGVLLKNESLNFMCEWTNLVVENNKTPFTNQFKLQQKIPIPIANGEGRYYVDDNTLKELKKKNQIVFRYDEVVNGSSNRIAGVCNEDGNVVGMMPHPERAVESEINPIDNKPSSLIFESLLSKMGVSN from the coding sequence GTGAAAGTTGGAGTTGTAGTTTTTCCTGGCAGTAATTGTGATCGTGATATGTATCATGTTTTAACTGATGTCTTTAATCTAGATGCACAGTACTATTGGCATGAAAAATCTCTCCCAAAAAATATTGATGCCGTAATTCTTCCAGGTGGGTTTTCGTATGGTGATAGACTTCGTGCAGGAGTGATTGCTGCTCATAGCCCTATCATTAAAGATGTTCAAAAAATGGCAAAAAAAGGAATTCCTGTTTTAGGAGTGTGTAATGGATTTCAAATTCTAGTTGAATCTGGTCTCTTACCTGGTGTTTTACTCAAAAATGAATCTTTGAACTTTATGTGCGAATGGACAAATCTGGTTGTTGAAAACAACAAGACTCCATTTACAAACCAATTCAAACTACAACAAAAAATTCCAATTCCCATAGCAAATGGTGAAGGAAGGTATTATGTTGATGATAATACTTTGAAAGAATTAAAGAAGAAAAATCAAATCGTGTTTAGGTATGATGAAGTGGTAAATGGTTCTTCAAACAGAATAGCAGGCGTTTGTAATGAGGATGGAAATGTTGTTGGTATGATGCCTCATCCTGAGCGAGCTGTTGAATCAGAAATTAATCCAATTGATAACAAACCATCTTCTCTAATCTTTGAATCTCTATTATCTAAAATGGGTGTTAGTAATTGA
- the purL gene encoding phosphoribosylformylglycinamidine synthase subunit PurL: MSLEPQELTELKSKIGREPTSTELQIIAAEWSEHCSYKSSKRHLKMLPMKGPLVITEKGYDSGVLDVGDGYVVTAHIESHNHPSAVEPYGGAATGVGGVIRDILSAGTRPIAIFDGLRFGDIEKDQQARWLFKNAVTGIADYGNCLGIPTIGGEVEFDKCYENYALVDVAAVGFGKKENLIKNHAKKGDIVVLMGGSTGRDGIGGSQFASDSLESEDRSAVQIPDPFIEKLIIEAILEARNDKLIHAMKDLGGGGLSCAISETADALEIGIEMDVDKVHTRESGMHPDEIMVSESQERMLIVTSKTKFKKLQAICKKFRIGCSVIGTVKSDNQMHVKKGKKTFANLPTDVVANATLLDLPSKEPTYLKTIEKEKKLKPISDYSKTMMKLLSSPNIASKIWVYGQYDHEVGIRTVVKPGRDASVLRLDNGKFLSVKIDGNPKQCYINPREGAIGCFEEACRNVVCTGAKPIGMLDHLQFGSPKDPEIFWTFLESLKGLTDFAKDFKIPCVGGKVSLYNETPDGPIKPTPLIGVLGLIDKTPQIPQRISKDDCLIIVGETKDELGGSEYFEYIHKFIGGKCPAVDFTESKKNMKSVLEIIPKKLLKSVHDCSKGGLAVAVSELSMNNQIGCKVDLDKVPAKKLDVDRILFSESHSRYLLTFDKKNLSKVEKILKKNKTSYNIIGQFGGEKIQFTKGKKSIIDLRVDKAQKTWLNSLKDLVLHG, encoded by the coding sequence TTGAGTTTAGAGCCCCAAGAACTAACCGAACTAAAATCCAAAATTGGAAGAGAACCTACTTCTACTGAATTACAAATTATTGCCGCAGAATGGTCTGAACACTGTTCATACAAATCATCAAAACGACATCTCAAAATGCTTCCAATGAAAGGACCTCTTGTTATCACTGAGAAAGGATATGATTCTGGTGTTTTGGATGTTGGTGATGGATATGTCGTTACTGCTCATATTGAAAGCCATAACCATCCTTCTGCAGTAGAACCCTATGGTGGAGCTGCAACAGGAGTCGGTGGTGTGATTCGTGATATCTTGTCTGCAGGAACACGTCCTATTGCAATATTTGATGGATTGCGATTTGGAGATATTGAAAAAGACCAACAAGCAAGATGGTTGTTCAAAAATGCTGTTACTGGAATTGCTGATTATGGAAACTGTTTAGGAATTCCAACAATTGGTGGTGAGGTTGAATTTGACAAGTGCTATGAAAACTATGCACTAGTAGATGTTGCTGCTGTTGGTTTTGGCAAAAAAGAGAATTTGATCAAAAACCATGCCAAAAAAGGTGACATTGTTGTATTGATGGGTGGTTCTACAGGAAGAGATGGAATTGGAGGTTCACAATTTGCATCTGATTCACTAGAATCTGAAGATCGTTCTGCTGTTCAAATTCCTGACCCCTTCATTGAGAAATTAATTATTGAAGCAATTTTGGAGGCAAGAAATGACAAACTCATTCATGCAATGAAAGACTTGGGTGGAGGTGGATTGTCCTGTGCTATCTCTGAAACTGCTGATGCATTAGAGATAGGAATTGAAATGGATGTAGACAAAGTACACACCCGTGAATCTGGCATGCATCCTGATGAGATTATGGTTTCAGAATCTCAAGAAAGAATGTTAATTGTAACTAGTAAAACTAAATTCAAAAAACTACAAGCAATCTGTAAAAAATTTAGAATTGGTTGTTCTGTTATTGGTACCGTAAAGTCTGATAACCAAATGCATGTCAAAAAAGGCAAAAAGACTTTTGCGAATCTTCCTACTGATGTAGTTGCAAATGCAACATTGCTTGATTTACCCTCAAAAGAACCTACATATCTCAAAACTATTGAAAAAGAAAAGAAACTCAAACCAATTTCAGATTATTCTAAAACTATGATGAAACTGCTTTCATCCCCAAACATTGCAAGTAAAATTTGGGTGTATGGACAATATGATCATGAAGTTGGAATTAGAACCGTAGTAAAACCTGGCAGAGATGCATCTGTGTTAAGATTAGATAATGGAAAATTCCTTTCAGTGAAAATAGATGGTAATCCAAAACAATGTTACATTAATCCTAGAGAAGGTGCAATTGGATGCTTTGAAGAAGCATGCAGAAATGTTGTATGCACTGGTGCAAAACCAATTGGAATGTTAGACCATCTTCAATTTGGCAGTCCGAAAGACCCTGAAATATTTTGGACATTTTTAGAATCCCTAAAAGGATTAACTGACTTTGCAAAAGACTTCAAAATCCCTTGTGTTGGAGGTAAAGTGAGCCTATACAATGAAACTCCTGATGGCCCTATCAAACCTACTCCTCTAATCGGTGTCTTGGGATTAATTGATAAAACTCCTCAAATCCCTCAAAGAATCAGTAAAGATGATTGTTTGATAATTGTTGGAGAAACTAAAGATGAACTTGGGGGTTCAGAATACTTTGAATACATCCATAAATTTATTGGAGGAAAATGTCCTGCAGTTGATTTTACTGAGTCAAAGAAAAACATGAAATCTGTTTTAGAAATAATTCCAAAGAAACTCTTGAAATCTGTACATGATTGCTCTAAAGGTGGATTGGCAGTTGCAGTATCTGAATTATCTATGAATAATCAGATTGGCTGTAAAGTGGATTTAGATAAAGTTCCTGCCAAAAAACTAGATGTTGATAGAATTTTGTTTTCAGAAAGCCATTCTCGTTATCTTTTAACATTTGATAAGAAAAACCTCTCAAAAGTTGAAAAAATTCTCAAAAAGAACAAGACGTCTTACAACATTATAGGTCAATTTGGTGGCGAAAAAATCCAATTCACAAAGGGCAAAAAATCGATCATTGATCTAAGAGTTGATAAAGCGCAAAAAACTTGGTTAAATTCGTTAAAGGACTTGGTGCTACATGGATAA
- a CDS encoding amidophosphoribosyltransferase, with the protein MDKPQHTLDDKPKENCGVIGIYSLSGANVIPMAIDALRALQHRGQEAWGLAIPNKPPLKRLGLVSAASSEFKSIAQEYSSPCVIGHVRYSTMGRSSLENAQPLKVKDLCVAHNGTIANVQELSNLVGGCSFTPQNASDTLVAAQRLVSLISENGQMGKALSVLKNEMVGSYCFTFISDDNSVFAARDPKGFRPMVLGHKESDDTYIVASESSAVSAVGAKMQRNVTPGELIRMSKDGIDTEMFSDDPKRAHCSFEFTYFAHPTSNMEGTNIYVARKNIGRYLAKKFPIKDADLVIPVPDSARPAALGYAQELGVSFDEGLLKDRYSKKGPLRSFIEPHQTDRVEINRWIIPIREIIDGKHVVVIDDSLVRGTSSKAIIKALRRAGARKISMVITYPPIKFPCYAGIDFPSQEELATFSNGKDLNDEETIDMVRKDIGADFLGYNDAENLAAAVGIPADSMCFTCASGNYDSLGITPEFKSREEIKGEAS; encoded by the coding sequence ATGGATAAACCTCAGCATACTCTTGATGACAAGCCAAAAGAAAATTGTGGTGTTATTGGAATCTATAGTCTAAGTGGAGCTAATGTTATTCCCATGGCAATTGATGCCTTGCGTGCTTTACAACATCGTGGTCAAGAAGCATGGGGTCTTGCAATTCCAAACAAGCCTCCTCTCAAAAGATTAGGTCTTGTTTCAGCTGCATCATCTGAATTCAAATCAATCGCACAAGAATATTCTTCTCCTTGCGTAATTGGACATGTTCGATATTCTACTATGGGTAGAAGCTCACTAGAAAACGCACAGCCTCTAAAAGTAAAGGATCTTTGTGTCGCTCATAACGGAACAATTGCTAATGTTCAAGAACTCTCAAACTTGGTGGGTGGATGTTCATTTACTCCTCAAAATGCTAGTGACACTTTGGTTGCTGCTCAAAGACTTGTTTCATTAATTTCTGAAAATGGACAAATGGGAAAGGCATTGTCTGTTCTCAAAAACGAGATGGTTGGCTCGTATTGTTTTACATTTATCTCTGATGATAATTCTGTTTTTGCTGCACGTGATCCTAAAGGATTTCGTCCAATGGTTCTAGGTCACAAAGAATCTGATGATACTTACATTGTTGCATCAGAATCATCTGCAGTTTCTGCAGTGGGAGCTAAGATGCAACGCAATGTAACTCCTGGTGAACTTATCAGAATGAGCAAAGATGGTATTGACACTGAAATGTTTTCTGATGATCCTAAACGTGCGCACTGTTCTTTTGAATTTACTTACTTTGCTCACCCAACTAGCAACATGGAAGGCACCAACATCTATGTTGCAAGAAAAAACATTGGCAGGTATCTTGCAAAAAAATTCCCAATTAAAGATGCTGATTTAGTTATTCCAGTACCTGATTCAGCAAGACCTGCAGCCTTGGGATATGCTCAAGAACTTGGTGTATCTTTTGATGAAGGATTACTCAAAGACAGATACAGTAAGAAAGGACCACTGCGAAGTTTCATTGAACCTCACCAAACAGATAGAGTAGAAATTAATCGTTGGATTATTCCAATCAGAGAAATTATTGATGGAAAACATGTTGTTGTAATTGATGATAGCCTAGTTAGAGGTACAAGTTCCAAGGCTATTATCAAAGCACTAAGACGAGCTGGTGCAAGAAAAATTAGTATGGTGATTACTTATCCTCCAATCAAATTCCCATGTTATGCTGGAATTGATTTCCCTTCTCAAGAAGAACTTGCAACATTTTCTAATGGGAAAGACCTGAATGATGAAGAAACCATTGATATGGTAAGAAAGGACATTGGTGCTGACTTTTTGGGATACAATGATGCTGAAAATCTTGCAGCCGCAGTTGGAATTCCTGCAGACTCTATGTGCTTCACATGTGCATCTGGAAATTATGATTCTCTTGGGATTACTCCTGAGTTTAAGAGTCGGGAAGAAATCAAAGGAGAAGCAAGTTAG
- a CDS encoding DUF427 domain-containing protein produces the protein MQAIWNDTVIAESDDTVVVEGNHYFPIDSIKKEYFEKTDMTSFCGWKGMANYYSVTVNGKTNKDCAWYYAEPNDAAMKIKDMVAFWNGVEVK, from the coding sequence ATGCAAGCAATTTGGAATGACACAGTAATTGCAGAAAGTGATGACACTGTTGTAGTTGAAGGTAATCATTACTTTCCCATTGATTCAATCAAAAAAGAATACTTTGAGAAAACTGACATGACTAGTTTTTGTGGTTGGAAAGGAATGGCAAATTACTATTCTGTAACAGTAAATGGAAAAACAAACAAAGATTGTGCATGGTATTATGCAGAACCAAATGATGCTGCTATGAAAATCAAAGACATGGTTGCATTTTGGAATGGCGTTGAAGTAAAGTAA
- the purC gene encoding phosphoribosylaminoimidazolesuccinocarboxamide synthase produces the protein MEFLTSGKVKDLYDVDESTLLFKFSDRVSAYDVKFKQDIPRKGEVLCKFAEFWFNELDVPNHFIKRESENEILVKKMKMLPIECVVRGYFYGSLVSRWKKGEVQVPEGTNTTLAAQLPEPIFDPTTKSEHDIPIDKNKAIEMNLVSEEQYNWLEKTSIEIYKKMAKITDDVGFILADLKLEFGILDDQITLGDSIGPDEYRLWPKDSFEVGKIQEAYDKQLLRDWLTANGYQKQFDDARDNGQEPIPPNIPSEIISKMTERYVTAYEKISGKSL, from the coding sequence TTGGAATTTCTAACTAGTGGAAAGGTAAAGGATCTTTATGATGTTGATGAATCTACCCTTCTCTTCAAATTCTCTGATCGTGTTTCTGCATATGATGTAAAATTCAAACAAGATATTCCTAGAAAAGGTGAAGTCTTGTGCAAATTTGCTGAATTTTGGTTCAATGAACTAGATGTTCCAAATCATTTCATAAAACGTGAATCTGAAAATGAAATTCTTGTCAAGAAAATGAAAATGCTTCCAATAGAATGTGTAGTTCGTGGCTATTTTTATGGCAGTTTAGTAAGCAGGTGGAAAAAGGGAGAAGTCCAAGTCCCTGAGGGAACCAACACTACTCTTGCAGCCCAACTCCCTGAACCAATTTTTGATCCTACCACGAAATCTGAGCATGACATTCCAATTGATAAAAACAAAGCAATTGAAATGAATCTAGTTTCTGAAGAACAATACAATTGGTTAGAAAAAACCTCGATTGAAATTTACAAAAAAATGGCTAAGATTACTGATGATGTTGGTTTTATCTTGGCTGATTTGAAATTAGAGTTTGGAATTCTGGATGATCAAATAACTTTGGGTGACTCTATTGGCCCTGATGAGTATCGTCTGTGGCCAAAAGACTCCTTTGAAGTTGGTAAAATTCAAGAAGCATATGATAAACAACTTTTGCGTGACTGGTTGACTGCAAATGGATATCAAAAACAATTTGATGATGCACGTGATAATGGACAAGAACCAATTCCACCTAACATTCCATCTGAAATTATTTCAAAAATGACAGAACGTTATGTTACTGCATATGAAAAAATTTCTGGTAAATCATTGTAA
- a CDS encoding winged helix-turn-helix domain-containing protein — protein MSTLLEKQIKVNRIVTTSVEHARAIEDPARAKIVEILYRQALSAEQITTALKKSGFKKALTTIRHHLEILKESGLIEIVKIEESRGAITKFYSTSTKLLDFETPEDFESKYSKIIDNTSTKIEKILKGLTPKTGKTKGKKSEEYSQYLVMEIMNRAMTNVLENSGKK, from the coding sequence ATGTCTACGTTACTAGAAAAACAAATCAAAGTTAATCGTATTGTTACGACAAGTGTTGAACACGCTCGAGCAATTGAAGACCCTGCACGTGCAAAAATTGTTGAGATATTATATCGTCAAGCTCTCTCCGCTGAACAGATTACGACTGCATTAAAAAAATCTGGATTCAAAAAAGCATTAACCACAATCCGTCATCATTTAGAAATTCTAAAAGAATCAGGATTGATTGAAATTGTCAAAATTGAAGAATCTCGTGGTGCAATTACAAAATTTTACAGTACCTCTACAAAGTTACTTGATTTTGAAACCCCTGAAGATTTTGAATCAAAATATTCTAAAATCATAGACAATACATCCACAAAAATTGAGAAAATTCTCAAAGGACTAACTCCGAAAACTGGAAAAACAAAAGGCAAAAAATCTGAAGAATATTCTCAGTATTTGGTTATGGAGATAATGAACCGTGCCATGACAAATGTACTTGAAAATTCTGGCAAAAAATAA
- a CDS encoding PPOX class F420-dependent oxidoreductase, with product MDEKAVKLFSEKNLVYIATVMKDGSPQVSPVWANYEDGYVLVNTAEGRIKHKNVLRDPRVAVSVVSKNNPLDMTTIRGVVEELIPDYDYKHADKLTQQYMDREHYPFKRDDEKRIILKIKPNKVFVLPELKMSD from the coding sequence ATGGATGAAAAAGCTGTAAAATTATTTTCTGAAAAAAATCTTGTATACATTGCAACTGTGATGAAAGATGGGTCTCCACAGGTTTCACCTGTTTGGGCAAATTATGAAGACGGTTATGTTTTGGTAAATACTGCTGAAGGAAGAATAAAACACAAAAATGTTTTACGTGATCCTAGAGTTGCAGTTTCTGTTGTTTCAAAAAATAATCCTCTTGATATGACAACAATACGTGGTGTTGTTGAAGAATTGATTCCTGATTATGATTACAAACATGCAGACAAACTTACACAGCAATACATGGACCGTGAACATTATCCATTCAAACGTGATGATGAAAAAAGAATCATACTAAAAATAAAACCAAACAAAGTTTTTGTTTTGCCTGAATTAAAAATGTCAGACTGA
- a CDS encoding DUF4352 domain-containing protein translates to MAGIGVVIVIGGILVSMGAAMFMYTQYQTNFIETYAGETVTVGPVEYVITFEGTHEGDKETQPENTFVMIGIAAKYIGDEERTLLSGGQFYIVDEKEQKHEAVYGEFSSKDLLLEWLEPNKPVEKTTQFDIPFDEEKMYKIIIRPQKEQSTVDTALICITNC, encoded by the coding sequence GTGGCAGGAATAGGCGTAGTGATCGTAATTGGAGGAATATTGGTCTCAATGGGGGCTGCAATGTTCATGTACACACAATATCAGACTAATTTTATTGAGACTTATGCAGGAGAAACAGTTACTGTAGGTCCAGTTGAATATGTGATAACATTTGAAGGTACACATGAGGGAGATAAAGAAACACAACCAGAAAACACATTTGTAATGATAGGAATTGCTGCAAAATACATTGGAGATGAAGAAAGAACACTATTATCAGGAGGGCAATTTTACATTGTTGATGAAAAAGAACAAAAACATGAGGCAGTTTATGGGGAATTTTCATCAAAAGATCTACTGTTAGAGTGGTTAGAACCTAACAAACCAGTAGAAAAAACAACTCAGTTTGATATCCCATTTGATGAAGAAAAAATGTACAAAATAATTATCAGACCACAAAAAGAACAGTCAACAGTTGATACTGCATTAATTTGCATAACAAATTGTTGA
- a CDS encoding DUF2299 family protein has translation MNASRMRDNVERWLIHEGLKFEDIKNPENTFQILVKHAGPAGVPVEIFEPKAQQGVLVIGSKVNMKNNQIARYLGFSEDEKAKFEKKVADYCYTIQAINKNTTEDGKRKIGVYVVLDKEGNINQQELFDAMDRVSEMHEKTARFLMKTF, from the coding sequence ATGAACGCGTCAAGAATGAGAGATAATGTGGAAAGATGGTTAATTCATGAAGGATTAAAATTTGAAGATATTAAAAATCCAGAAAATACTTTTCAAATTCTAGTAAAACACGCAGGTCCAGCAGGGGTACCTGTAGAAATTTTTGAACCAAAGGCGCAACAAGGTGTTTTGGTAATCGGTTCTAAAGTAAATATGAAAAATAATCAGATTGCAAGATATTTGGGGTTTAGTGAAGATGAGAAAGCGAAATTTGAGAAAAAAGTAGCAGATTATTGCTATACTATTCAAGCTATCAACAAAAATACAACCGAAGATGGTAAGCGAAAGATAGGGGTTTATGTCGTACTAGACAAGGAAGGGAATATCAATCAACAAGAGTTGTTTGATGCAATGGACAGAGTATCAGAAATGCATGAAAAAACTGCAAGATTTTTGATGAAGACTTTCTAG
- a CDS encoding 50S ribosomal protein L6 encodes MSTSQLEKMQDQVEIPEGVTVTQNKNMLLFEGPLGKTHKNFRNIPVKIEIADGKVNLKTIGERKRDYAILHTARSIIRNICEGLVEGYTIKMKVVFAHFPITVKVEGKKILIENFQGERAPRSTHIMGNTKVIPKGEDVLLTGEVWTDITQTAANIELTTKVKNKDHRVFLDGIYVYEKKKGIEK; translated from the coding sequence ATGTCTACTAGTCAACTTGAAAAAATGCAAGATCAGGTAGAAATTCCTGAAGGAGTAACAGTCACACAAAACAAAAACATGTTATTATTTGAAGGACCACTAGGTAAAACTCACAAAAATTTCAGAAACATTCCAGTAAAAATTGAAATTGCAGATGGCAAAGTAAATCTCAAAACAATTGGTGAGAGAAAAAGAGACTATGCAATATTACACACTGCAAGATCAATTATTAGAAATATTTGCGAAGGTCTAGTAGAAGGATATACAATAAAAATGAAAGTAGTCTTTGCACACTTTCCAATTACAGTGAAAGTAGAAGGTAAAAAAATTCTAATTGAGAATTTCCAAGGTGAAAGAGCACCAAGAAGTACTCACATTATGGGAAATACAAAAGTAATTCCAAAAGGAGAAGACGTACTTCTTACTGGCGAAGTTTGGACAGACATTACACAAACTGCTGCAAATATTGAATTAACAACTAAAGTAAAAAATAAAGATCATAGAGTTTTCCTAGACGGCATCTACGTCTATGAAAAGAAAAAAGGTATAGAAAAATAG
- a CDS encoding 30S ribosomal protein S8, producing the protein MPATNILANLFVTLYNNETRRKGECTILPTSKLGIEVLKTLQKDGYIGEFEHIDDKRGGKFKIKLLAKITKCGAISPRFKVKTDEFNNWEQQYLPAYDRGMLLVTTNQGVMSHHEATQKGIGGFLIGYVY; encoded by the coding sequence ATGCCAGCAACTAACATTTTAGCAAATCTATTCGTTACATTATACAATAATGAAACAAGAAGAAAAGGTGAATGTACAATTCTTCCAACTTCAAAATTAGGAATTGAAGTTCTCAAAACACTTCAAAAAGACGGATACATTGGAGAGTTTGAGCACATTGATGATAAAAGAGGGGGAAAATTCAAAATCAAATTATTGGCAAAAATTACAAAGTGTGGAGCAATTTCACCAAGATTCAAAGTAAAGACAGACGAATTTAACAATTGGGAACAACAGTATTTGCCAGCATATGATAGAGGAATGCTTCTAGTTACTACTAATCAAGGAGTAATGTCTCATCATGAAGCAACACAAAAAGGAATTGGAGGATTTTTGATAGGATATGTCTACTAG
- a CDS encoding 30S ribosomal protein S14 codes for MAKDRSYEFTGRKKHDFGRGSRWCKRCGDYTAVIQKYDLMICRRCFREVATSLGFRKNR; via the coding sequence ATGGCAAAAGATAGATCATACGAATTTACTGGAAGAAAAAAGCATGACTTTGGCAGAGGATCAAGATGGTGCAAAAGATGCGGAGATTATACAGCAGTTATCCAAAAATATGATTTAATGATATGTAGACGATGCTTCAGAGAAGTAGCAACATCTTTAGGATTTAGGAAAAATCGGTGA
- a CDS encoding 50S ribosomal protein L5 produces the protein MSQTTESPMKKISLEKVVLNMGVGKSGDVIEIASRALEQISGKKPSARNAKETQRDWGVRKGEPIGVAVTIRGDDAKALLKRLLEAKGNTVNGRAFDNFGNYSFGIREHIDIPGVKYEPSIGILGLGISVTLTRPGYGIRTRSKHKASVGKSHIITSQEAKDYLVKEFGVTVA, from the coding sequence ATGTCTCAAACAACAGAATCCCCAATGAAAAAAATCTCCTTAGAGAAAGTTGTTCTCAACATGGGAGTTGGAAAATCAGGAGATGTGATTGAGATTGCAAGTAGAGCTTTAGAGCAAATTTCAGGTAAAAAACCATCAGCACGTAATGCAAAAGAGACACAAAGGGATTGGGGAGTTAGAAAAGGCGAACCAATTGGTGTTGCAGTAACAATTAGAGGCGATGATGCTAAAGCATTATTGAAAAGATTGCTTGAAGCAAAGGGAAATACAGTAAATGGAAGAGCTTTTGATAACTTTGGAAATTATTCATTTGGAATTAGAGAACATATCGATATTCCAGGTGTAAAATACGAACCATCAATAGGAATTCTAGGTCTTGGAATTTCAGTCACACTAACTAGACCAGGTTATGGAATTAGAACAAGAAGTAAACACAAAGCAAGTGTTGGAAAATCTCACATTATCACAAGTCAAGAAGCAAAGGATTATCTAGTAAAAGAGTTTGGAGTGACGGTAGCATAA